The Aeromonas encheleia genomic sequence CTTGTTCAGGGCGGCGCAGCCACCGACGAAGGCGTGGGAGCCGACCCGACCAAACTGGTGAATGGCAGAGAGGCCGCCGAAGATCACGAAATCGCCGATCACCACGTGGCCCGCCAGAGTCGCGTTATTGGCGAAGATGCAGTTGTCACCGATGATGCAGTCGTGGGCCACGTGCACGTTGACCATGAACAGGTTGCCGCTGCCCACCTTGGTCAGGGCCTGATCCTGGGTGGTGCCGCGGTGCACTGTGCAGTTCTCGCGAAAGACGTTGTTGTCACCGATCTCGAGGAAGGTGCGCTCACCGGCGTACTTCTTGTCCTGGCAATCCTCACCGATGGAGGAGTGCTGGAAGATCTTGTTGCCACGGCCGATCCTGGTCGGGCCCTTGATCAGCACATGGGAACCGACCCAGGTGTTGTCACCGATTTCCACCTCGGCTCCAATGACGGAGAAGGGGCCGATTTCCACCCCTTTGCCGATCACCGCAGACTCATGGACGATGGCAGTATCGTGAATGATGGCAGTCTGGTCGATCACGGTTACACCTCGCGCTTTGCACACATCAGTTCGGCGGTACAGACCACTTCACCATCAACGGTAGCAACACCGGTGAACTTGGCAATGCCGCGGCGCTCTTTTAAGAACACCACGTCGAGCACCAGCTGATCGCCAGGGCCAACCGGGCGCTTGAAACGAGCGTTATCGATTGAAGCAAAATAATAGAGTTCGTTGGGGGACGGCTTGCCCACCATGGTAAAGGCCAGGATGCCGGTCGCTTGGGCCATGGCCTCCAGGATCAGCACGCCAGGGAACACCGGCTTGGCCGGGAAGTGGCCTTGAAAGATCGGCTCGTTGAACGAGACGTTCTTGATGGCACGCAAAGTCTTGCGCTCATCGCTGATCTCGTAGCTCTCGACCTTGTCCACCATCAGGAACGGATAACGGTGGGGCAGCAGATCCATGATTTCCTGGATGCCCAGGCTCTTCTTTTCAGTAGTCAAAACAGTACCCTATACCAATCGTGATTATTCTTGACCCAGCTTTTTCTCAAGTCGGTTCAACCGCTTGTGCATCTCTTCGATACGCATCACCCGGGCGGCGGTTTTGCGCCACTCTTTATTGGATTGCAGGGGGATGCCGGAAGAGTAGATACCGGGCTCGGTAATGGGTCGCATCACCATGGCCATACCTGTGATGGTGGCCTGGTCGCAGATCTCCATGTGCCCGTTAAAGACGGAGGCGCCGCCAATGATACAATATTTGCCGACCTTGAGACTACCGGCCATCGTGGTCGCACCCGCGATGGCTGTGCCATAACCGATCTCGACGTTGTGGGCGATCTGGCACTGGTTGTCGATGATGACGTTATCCGCGATGCGGGTATCTTCCAGCGCACCCCGGTCTATGGTGGTACAGGCTCCGATCTCGACCCGGTTGCCAATGGTCACGCCACCGAGCTGGGGGATCTTGATCCACTCGCCGCGTTCGTTGGCATAACCGAAGCCATCGGCCCCGATCACAGTGCCGGCTTGCACCAGACAGTCTGTGCCCAGGGTCACGTTGTGATAGAGGGTGACGTTGGCCCACAACCGGGAGCGCGCTCCCAGTCGGGTATGCTTGCCAACGAAACAACCCGGGCCAATGCGCACGTCATCCCCCAGCACGACGCCGGATTCGATGACCGCATTGGCGCCGATGGCCACTCTCTCGCCCAGTTGCACGTCCGCCGCGATGACGGCGCTCGGATGGATATCCGTGGCCGGCTGCGGGGTGGTGTCCAGCAGTTGGGCTACCCGGGCAAAACCCACATAGGGGTCTTTGAGCACCAGGGCATTGGTGGGACAAAATGGCAAATCCGCCTCTGTAATGAGCACGGCCGTGGCCTTGCTCTGCTCCAGATAATGCCGGTATTTTTGATTGGACAGGAAGGCAATGTCACCCTCCCCGGCCTTTTCCAGTGTCGCTACCTTGCGGATTTCCTGGGTCCCATCGCCATGGACCTGGGCCCCCAGTTGCTGGGCCAGCTGTGCGAGAGTGAATGCCATCAATTAGTTGCTCTTGCTTACCTGAGAAATAACCTGGGAAGAGATGTCCAGCTTGCTGGCGGCATAAGGCGCGGCATTGCGCTCCAGCACCAGATCATAACCATTGCTCTTGGCGATGGAATCGATGGCAGCCTGGACCTTGGTCAGGATCTTGTTGCGCTCTTCCGCCTGGCGACGGCCGTTGTCTTTCTCAAACGCCTGACGCTTCTGGTTGAACTCCATCTGCAGCTTGGCCAGCTTCTCCTGGTTCTGCTTCTTCTGCTCGTTGCTCATGAAGGCTTCGTCCTTCTTGAACTTCTCGACCAGTGCCTGACCGTCGGATTCCAGCTTCTGCAGCTCGCGCATGCGCGGCTCGAACTCGCCCTTCAGCTTCTTGGCCACGGCTTCACGCTGGGGCAGCTTTTGGAAGACTTCGCCCATGTCAACCACGGCAATCTTGGTCTCAGCCCAGGCGGAGCCCATACCGGCAGCCATCAGTGCAAAACTCAAACCAGCTACTTTCAACGCTTTATTCACACTTACTCCTTGGTCCCTCGGTCGAGGGCTACCTGATTTAACTGATTGTGCAAGCAGTCCTTGGGACCGGCTTGTTACCTGGTGAGGCACGCAAGCTGCGCGTCCCATCATTGAATACCCCCACCGAGGTGGGGGAGCGTCCGCCCTCTTTAGAAGGTACGGCCGATGTTGAAGGAGAATACTTCAGTATCATCCCCTTCGTATTTCTTGAGTGGCTGAGCCAGCACGAATACCAGCGGACCCATGGGAGAGAGCCACTGCAGCGACAGACCGGCCGACACCCGGATATTGCTGGGGTCGGAGTAATCCATCAGGTAGTTACAACCGCTGAAGCAGCGGTTCTGGTACTGGTCATAGTTGAAGGTGGTATCCCACACGCTGCCGGCATCGATGAAGAAGCTGGTCCGCAGCTGGGGCTGATAGCTTTCGGAGGCGAAGGGCGTCGGCACTATCATCTCGAGGGAGGCGACCGCCAGGGCGTTGCCACCCACCGAGCTGTCGGTGCCCTGGATCACGTCGTTACCACCCAGGTTGTAGTAATAGAGCGCCTTCGGACCCACGGTGTTGCTCTTGAAGCCACGCAGGGTATCGAAACCACCGGCATAGTAGTTCTCGAAGAAGGGCAGCACGTGGTCATAGTCACCGTTGCTGCCGTAACCGTTACCGTAGGAGGCGCGGGCCTTGGCCAGCATGACCCATTGGTGGTCCGCATCGAACGGGAAGTAGTGGGCATCTTCGGCATTCAGCTTGAAGTACTGCAGATCCATGCCAGGCAAAGTCACCTTGGCGTTGACCCGCTGACGGTCACCGGCGGTCGGGAACTGGCCCTTGTTGAGGGTAGAGCGGGTCCAGCCGGCGGTGACGTCGACGGTGTTGAACACCATGCGGTTGTCGCCATCCAGGTTGCCGCTGTACACCTTCCAGAACTCATCCACCTGCACATAGGGGTTGGGCTGGGACAGCTTGTTGTTCTCGTAGCCGAGGCTGAAATCGAGGCGGTTGTTCTCGTTGACCGGGAAGCCACTGGAGAGGCGGAAGCCGATGGTGGTGTTCTCGTAGTCAACGATGTTGGCATCGGCCGCGCTGAATTCGTTGTAGTAGAGTCGGCCACCCAGGCTGACACCGTCGACGGTGAAGTAGGGATCGTTGTAGCTGAGATCGATGTTCTTCGAGTAGTCGTTGGTGCTGGCGTTGATACCGATCTTCTTGCCGGTACCCATGAAGTTGTCCTGCTGCAGGCCAGCCTGCAGACTCAGACCCGATTCGGTACCGTAGCCGATGCCCGCGTTGATGGAGCCGGCTGGCTGCTCCTTGACCTTGAAGTCGAGATCGACCTGATCATCGCTGCCCGGCACCCGCTTGGTGTCCACTTCCGCGCTCTCGAAGAAGCCGAGGCGGTTGAGACGGGTCTTGGACTGTTCGACGTTGTCGGAGGAGAGCCAGGTGCCTTCCATCTGGCGCATCTCGCGCCGCAGCACTTCGTCCTGGGTGGTGACGTTGCCGCTGAAGTTGATGTTGCGCACGTAAACTCGGGGGCCCGGCTCGATGTTGACGATCAGCTCCACTTCCTTCGTCTCGTCGTTGACCTGCGGGAAGGTGGTCACCTTGGGATAGGCGTAGCCGTAACGACCGAGGAACTTGGAGAGCACCTCTTCGGTGTGGGTCACCTGGCTGGCGGAGTAGACGCTGCCTGCCTCGATGGGGATGAGCCCCTTCATCTCGCTGCCGCGATCGATGAGGTCGCCCTTGACCTGGATGCCGGAGACCTTGTACTGATCCCCTTCCTTGATGTTCAGGGTGACGTAGACCCCCTTCTTGTCCGGGGTCATGGAGACCTGGGTGGACTCCTGCTGGAAGCGGATGTAGCCACGGTCCATGTAGTAGGAGCGCAGCACTTCGATGTCGCCGGCCAGCTTCTGCTTCTGATAGCGCTGATCGCCGGTGAAGTTCCACCAGGGCACATCATCCTTGAGGGAGAGCTGGGCCAGCAGTTTCTCTTCCGGGAACACCTGGTTGCCGACGATGTTGATCTGCTGGATCTTGGCCGCTTCCCCTTCCACGAAGGTGAACTTGAGATCGACCCGGTTACGGGGCAAGGGGGTGACGATGGCCTTGACCTTGGCGGAGTATTTGCCCACGCCATAGTAGAAGTCTTCCAGCCCCTTCTCGAGGGAGCTCAGCACGGTACGATCCAGCGGATCGCCCACCCGGATGCCGGAGGACTCCAGGCTCTGGGTCAGCTGCTCTTCCTTGATGTCCTTGTTACCGGAGAACTCGATGCTGGAGATGGTCGGGCGCTCCTTCACCACGACTTGCAGCACCTGGCCGTCACGATAGACTTTGACGTCCTCGAAGTTACCCGAGGCATACAGCTTCTTGATGGCGTTGGCCAGGGCCACCGAGTCCACGGAGTCACCGACCCGGACCGGCAGATTCAACAGGGCGGCGCCCAGGGTCACCCGCTGCAGACCCTCGACCTGAATGTCTTGCACCACAAAAGAGGCAGGGGCCGCCTGAGCCAGGAAGCTGGCTCCCAGCAGGCAACTCAACACCAATGCTTTTTTAACAGCCATTTTGTTCTTATGTGTCCTTGTTGATGCTCTAGCCTCAGAGGCGAGCGAAATCATTAAACAGCGCAATGCCCATCAGTAACATCAGAATGGCGGCGCCTATCCTGAACCCAACTTCCTGAATTTTTTCTGGTACCGGCTTGCCGGTGACTGCCTCGATGAGGAAGTAGACCAAGTGGCCTCCATCCAGCACCGGCAGGGGAAACAGGTTGATGATCCCCAGGTTGACGCTGATCAACGCCAGGAAACCGAGGAAATAGACCAACCCGTAATCGGCGCTGCTGCCGGCCCCCTTGGCGATGGAGATGGGGCCGCTCAGATTGTCCAACGAGACGATGCCGCCGATCAGCTTGCCGATCATGTCAAAGGTCAGCGTGATCAGGCTCCAGGTCTTCTGGACCCCATGCCACAGGGCTTGCAAAGGCCCATACTGTAACAGAACTCGATACTCATCCGGTAATGGAACCAGTTGCGGCGACAGGCCGACGAAACCGACCAGCTGGCCCCGTACTTTTTTCACGTCCGGCAGCAGGGTCAGGGTCAACTCATTCCCCCCGCGCTCCACCATCACCTGCAGTGGCTGCTCCGGCGATTGCTGTACCCGCTCGACGAACTGGGTCCATTCGGTGATCTCCTGCTCGCCGA encodes the following:
- the lpxA gene encoding acyl-ACP--UDP-N-acetylglucosamine O-acyltransferase encodes the protein MIDQTAIIHDTAIVHESAVIGKGVEIGPFSVIGAEVEIGDNTWVGSHVLIKGPTRIGRGNKIFQHSSIGEDCQDKKYAGERTFLEIGDNNVFRENCTVHRGTTQDQALTKVGSGNLFMVNVHVAHDCIIGDNCIFANNATLAGHVVIGDFVIFGGLSAIHQFGRVGSHAFVGGCAALNKDVPPYVMAAGNYAKPFGVNSEGLRRRGYSPEAISAVKRAYKEIFRSGKTIEEVLPVLIEMAQAEPAVQLYVDFLKDNERGIIRA
- the fabZ gene encoding 3-hydroxyacyl-ACP dehydratase FabZ, whose translation is MTTEKKSLGIQEIMDLLPHRYPFLMVDKVESYEISDERKTLRAIKNVSFNEPIFQGHFPAKPVFPGVLILEAMAQATGILAFTMVGKPSPNELYYFASIDNARFKRPVGPGDQLVLDVVFLKERRGIAKFTGVATVDGEVVCTAELMCAKREV
- the lpxD gene encoding UDP-3-O-(3-hydroxymyristoyl)glucosamine N-acyltransferase codes for the protein MAFTLAQLAQQLGAQVHGDGTQEIRKVATLEKAGEGDIAFLSNQKYRHYLEQSKATAVLITEADLPFCPTNALVLKDPYVGFARVAQLLDTTPQPATDIHPSAVIAADVQLGERVAIGANAVIESGVVLGDDVRIGPGCFVGKHTRLGARSRLWANVTLYHNVTLGTDCLVQAGTVIGADGFGYANERGEWIKIPQLGGVTIGNRVEIGACTTIDRGALEDTRIADNVIIDNQCQIAHNVEIGYGTAIAGATTMAGSLKVGKYCIIGGASVFNGHMEICDQATITGMAMVMRPITEPGIYSSGIPLQSNKEWRKTAARVMRIEEMHKRLNRLEKKLGQE
- a CDS encoding OmpH family outer membrane protein, translated to MNKALKVAGLSFALMAAGMGSAWAETKIAVVDMGEVFQKLPQREAVAKKLKGEFEPRMRELQKLESDGQALVEKFKKDEAFMSNEQKKQNQEKLAKLQMEFNQKRQAFEKDNGRRQAEERNKILTKVQAAIDSIAKSNGYDLVLERNAAPYAASKLDISSQVISQVSKSN
- the bamA gene encoding outer membrane protein assembly factor BamA; its protein translation is MAVKKALVLSCLLGASFLAQAAPASFVVQDIQVEGLQRVTLGAALLNLPVRVGDSVDSVALANAIKKLYASGNFEDVKVYRDGQVLQVVVKERPTISSIEFSGNKDIKEEQLTQSLESSGIRVGDPLDRTVLSSLEKGLEDFYYGVGKYSAKVKAIVTPLPRNRVDLKFTFVEGEAAKIQQINIVGNQVFPEEKLLAQLSLKDDVPWWNFTGDQRYQKQKLAGDIEVLRSYYMDRGYIRFQQESTQVSMTPDKKGVYVTLNIKEGDQYKVSGIQVKGDLIDRGSEMKGLIPIEAGSVYSASQVTHTEEVLSKFLGRYGYAYPKVTTFPQVNDETKEVELIVNIEPGPRVYVRNINFSGNVTTQDEVLRREMRQMEGTWLSSDNVEQSKTRLNRLGFFESAEVDTKRVPGSDDQVDLDFKVKEQPAGSINAGIGYGTESGLSLQAGLQQDNFMGTGKKIGINASTNDYSKNIDLSYNDPYFTVDGVSLGGRLYYNEFSAADANIVDYENTTIGFRLSSGFPVNENNRLDFSLGYENNKLSQPNPYVQVDEFWKVYSGNLDGDNRMVFNTVDVTAGWTRSTLNKGQFPTAGDRQRVNAKVTLPGMDLQYFKLNAEDAHYFPFDADHQWVMLAKARASYGNGYGSNGDYDHVLPFFENYYAGGFDTLRGFKSNTVGPKALYYYNLGGNDVIQGTDSSVGGNALAVASLEMIVPTPFASESYQPQLRTSFFIDAGSVWDTTFNYDQYQNRCFSGCNYLMDYSDPSNIRVSAGLSLQWLSPMGPLVFVLAQPLKKYEGDDTEVFSFNIGRTF